The Haliotis asinina isolate JCU_RB_2024 chromosome 2, JCU_Hal_asi_v2, whole genome shotgun sequence genomic interval ATTAGCAaacaattgcagccatattgcgTCAGACTCTAAATCCAGGTATAATGACTTGACAGCATGTCCTAGGACTTGGCCTTGAGCTGGGCAGGTAGTCTTGTGTGGGAACgaaaacacaaacagaaaactggAACATCTTTCTCCCTCAGAATACCCCTTGCCTACCTATCCCTACCCTCTCCCCCAACTGAAGAAGGTAAACAGTGATGCCAGGCTCCAGCTACAAGAGGGGAATTGGGCCTAGAGGTAGGCAGGTAGTCAGGTGAAGGAATGACACTGCACAGAAAACTGGAACATCTTTTCCCCTTTGAATAATCCCGACTGctgataagataagataagatacaATAATACTATATTGTCCAAATTTTCATTGATCTACTAGATACACCatggaaattttaaaaaaaagagaCTGTAGCCTTAAATAATTTTCCTTCATTTTATATTTGgttctttggaaactgttccTGAAACGTAGTTTACATTGAGTAAGTTAGTGAGAGAGTATGTGGAGTTTAACACTCCTCTTAACAAGGTTGCTCAACAATGTTCCACCTGCATGGcgacgttctgtaaataatccaatctagacaagagaatccagtgatcaacagcacatccatccatctaCGCAAATAGGATGCAATACccgtgtcaaccgagtcagcaagtctgacaacaaGATGCCTTATGacatctttgataggcatttttagaagttaagtagatgaagaatgaggacatagtcctcatccttcaaGATGCCTCATGACAAGCAgggggttactgaagatcaattctcatcaagatcttcacaggtctgccTTAGCAGAATTCCAGCTACTTGTCCACTTACCGTGGGAGGAAAGTCTGAATTGATACAGATCCTATGTGCTTATCTTCTTGGGAAAAGCAGTGAGCATGGTTATGGTGCCTAAAAACTTTGAAACATCTGATGAGTACTGCCCACTGGCGCTTATTGTGACCAAAGGAACCGCAGGTTGTACGTGATCAAGTGTAGTGTGATGTGTATAGGGTTAGAGTCTACCTGTGgaataatttcatcatcatacACATCATGTGGacatctgctctccctttcacaaaccagaTGGATGGCTCATTGCTGTGCACAGCCTACTACTAGTAAACGTGTGTGactcatgaaggtcccggggtagaataggtcttcagcaacacatgcttgccatgaaaggcgactatgcttttcataagaggcaacccatgggatcgggtggtcaggctcactgacttgggtgacacgtcatcagttcccaattgcacagatcgatgttcatgttgttgatcactggaaagtctggtccagacttgattaattacagaccgccaccatatagctggaatattgctgaatgcggcgtaaaagtaaactcactctctcataaaCGTGTGCTCTGTGccagtccaacttatccttgctTGCCAGTAAGTACAAAGAACTCAATCTGAACTCACATACCAACACAATAACCATACGGATACTCACAGGTGTTCAATCCTCTGTGCCtggttgtgtgttggtgtgtcgaCATACTTGAGACCAACGCTCGACACACCTTTAGTGGGGGTGCTGGAGCTGTGAGGCTCGGGGTCAGGGATCAGGGTAAACATCTCGTCCTGACCTCCCTTGTTGCTTGGCAACTCCACCATCCCTGGCTTCCTGATTGGTGACACCCTGTCCAGGTCATCTTCAGCGGAACGGGACCGAATTTTAGCTTCTGCTTCTCGCGCCATTTTACGAACTTTAGATTCTAAGAAGGAAAGAACTTAAAACATTAATTTACATAAGATTTTTAATGGAATCGTGTTGCCACATGTAGCTGAAAACATGACAGCAATTGATATATACTATTATGTATGCTGCACTGTGGTCTTCAGTATTGTACCATGGACAACTATCTGTAGGTAATATGAGTTACATCACATACCAGATAGTGTAAGCATCAATTTATACTGTGGTAACATGACACCACTACTACTGAAGGTACACATGGAATTCCACTAATACTATCAACACAGCCACTATCACGAGCGTactgttttacgctgcttttagcaatattcctgcaacatcatggcgggagacaccagaaatgaccttcacacattgtacccttttggggaatcaaacatctCTAAGTTGCTCATAACCAACTTCAATTGACGAGAAACCAAAATGGCAGCTTTCATTCATCTATACAAACCAAAATCAGTACTTTCAGTACAGCCATTTCCACAAAAGTAATCACTACACTCTCCCTTCCTTTATAAGGTACTGCATACCTCCATTCACAAATGACTCAATGGTCACAAAGGCACCAGTTTTGCCGGCAGACACTGGAGTGACTGGTGATGAGTTGACCGGTGGTGATTGCATCTTTACCTTGTCAGTATCTGGCACCTACAGGAACAGAACAAGACACTCAAAGCATCAACATCAAGCTATGGCCCCAGGAGTTATCAGTTTCTGGAACATCCTGATGTAATACGAAACATGATTGTTAAATCTGTATCTACTATACAAAGGTAATGAATGAGTGGTACAGCACTTACAgctattccacctatatggcagtgatctgtaaataattgagtctggagcagataatccagtgatcaacagcatgagcatcaacctgcacaatttggaacagatgacatgtgtcaactaagtcagcaagcttgaccacctgaccctGTTAGtggtctcttacgacaagcataatcgccttttatggcaaacatgggttgctgtaggcctGTCCTACCTCAGATTTTCATAGGTCCTCGAAATGACCCATGTATTGTGATATGCATAGCATTGTGACCTTCCTGCATTGTGTCACTACTGGCACCATAATGACTATAATGGTTTCTGAGAAAATCTATCCCCAGTGGGGATACCATGCAGTAAGTCAAGAAATGCATAACATGGGCCATGACCCTCTAACAAATCGGACACTGCTCAAACTGATATTCCTCTCCCACTTCTTGGGAGGcaataataaaacattataaaatgtgtattataaaacacAGATTCAGCAAGGATAGGTAAAGTGAATGAGTAAGCAATGCTTTCTGTTGctattagcaacattccagcagtaccAGAGATGGGAATGTATTTCACATGTCAAACGTGCAGATTCAAACCTGGTCACTTTGCATGAACACATAGAGAACagaatgaacactttaaccataaaGCAATCACACCACCTACATAAGAAAGACCAAGTACATAACCCTTGTAAAGTATGTTatacttgggattacactttctcggtaCAGATTCTATACCAGCTTGGTCAAGTCCCATGAaagacacaaaacaaacactgtCGGAGCCTGGCACtgaatcaccagcacacaaagtcaccaAAATAACCTACTCAGCCACCACAAAAATGAACATCTAAAACCTGCTTTTTGTACCCCTCTGTGAGGAGTCAGTTTGTGTGTGACTGCAATGGTTTGCCTCTTTCTAacaccactttctaaatggcatcgtgtacaCTTTACCTTTGACTCCAAGATAAGCATCCTATTCTCTAGGAGTTTGAGCCTGGCATCCACAGTATTCCAACGGTTCATATCCAGCGCTGGCTCCTGGGTGACGGAAACAGACTTCTGTAGATCAAACATGGCCTCCATTTGGCCAACACGACTGTCAACAGCTTCCAACATCTGAAGAACAGAGATTATTGTAAGACATTGTGAACTTTAACATTCATGTGCAGAATTTATGCCATAAAAATCAAGATCTTCAAGGTTCAAGTTCAGGAATGTCAAGGCTAAGAAAATTACTCATCCAATTTGTTCCAGATTCACACAGTCTCTGATTGCAGAGGCAGATTCTtactaaagggagataactctagtgtacataatgaaaaacaaactttaTGCAAATTATTTTCTTCAGCATGGTATGTGTTATCAGTAGAAATGATAGGTTTGTTCTAGATAATTTCTCTTCACATTCATCACTTTTGCACACACTAATACATACTTTCAGAATCTTTTATACAGATGTTTACCTTATTGTCAGGAGTTATCTATATATGTGTACCCAATAGTTCACACAGAACTTACCGACATGATGCTGTTAATTTTCTCATTAAGTTCTTGAAAACAGAGAGCTGTTGCATTGGTACTGATTCCATCTCTGCTTTCCCTATTAACAGCTGTCACTGGCTCAGACTGGGGTGTGTTGGGTGAAGAAGACGCTATTTCAATGGGTGATTCATTTCCTGGACCAACAAAGCAGTATTTGGCTTTTTCAAAATGGAGTATGAAATACGAGCTATAAGACTGTTCACCTGAATTTGGTACATATAGAGCAATATCAGGTTAGGAATGTCTGTGTTTTGTAGCCAAAGGCTGGTAGGGTGACGTAGTGATTCAAGCGTTTGCTCATGTTGAAGatctgtgttcgattcccctctgGCATCAgagtgtgaagcctatttgtggtgtccctcaccttgatattgctggaatgttgctaaaaggggcataaaaccagactcactTTATATAAAAAGAAGGTCAAAAGTGGAATATAAGACAAAACTCAGAAACCCACATGTTCTTCACTGGGCAGCTGAAATTTGCACAGGGTTTACAAACTTCTATGGAAGTGTCAGGTACAGTGTGCTAAATAGTTTTGCTGGTCAGTCGGGATAGCTATACCTGAAACTTACTAGCCCACAACATAATTTGCTTGTCCCCAATCTGAATGTAGAAGCTAAGTAAAAGATCACAAAAATAGATGAGAATACACatgacacaggtttcatcaATAAGTTGCTAATATGATGAGCAATTTTATTGGTCAATAtccttgcatgatttaaaagtgtattaaaCCTTAAAAAGGCAGAGaacattatattttcaaactgaCCCCATGAAATTTCACTAGTGAGTGACTGTGGAGATATACTTTCCCAATGTGATTTTCACTAGCCATGGGCTTGTGGCTATTTTGTACACTGCATACGTGTGATAATCTGTGCATCTGACTTTGATTATGTGTTATTATTAAATTTAACTACCTGCATGGTTGTATCTTTCTCTCACCTTGAACTTTGGGCATGTTGACCACCTCTACAGCACGTGGCTTGACACGGGCAATGCTCGGGGTATACGAGGAAAACACAGCATCACATGACTGGTTTGGGTCAATGACCTCCTTCACAACCCTGggtttgcctggtccaggcAGGGATGACCGGACAGAAGATGATCTGTACTTGCTTAGTTCTATATGTGACACTGCTGACGCTGATCTGTTGAGATTTGGCTTCTTGGAAGCAGAATTTTGGGTACTTACTGCACGGGGTGGTGGCATACTGGCAGACGATTCTAGAAAAATAATTACATTCAGAGGGGTGAGTTCAATTTTATTCCACCTTTAGAAATATACAAATTTACCCCACCTCCCATGATATACAAAAGATGACTGAATTTGAAAGGCATGCCTCagttcatattttcatgtgtttggagttttgtttttcatgatATAACAAAGACTCAGTTATGTGCCAGTAAAGAGCTTtgcatccttgatatctccagggtaacCACTTTGTAAATCACTatgccctggatgcatctacagcccAATAATTTTATAACCTCCATTTGCTGACTCCGCATTCGCACAGTAATCAATCAActaagccgccgttacaacCAACCTTGCCAGTGTCAATGAAGAAATCATACTAActgacaggtctgaaacttaAAAAAACTATATGCAAGaacttctacctctttcagagtacctctgcatgAGTTGTGTTGCCAAATTTAATCAGTTATATAATTCaagaagcgaaagtgagttgtcaTTGGTACACTCAACTTTCCAGCATACACACCTGACTATTTAAAGTCagctaagggaggtaataaattcatcaggccaagccatagatgcatccagtgTATGATGGAGATTTATACCATGGAAATATTGAGGATGTGAGCTTTGCAGTTGAAGGACTATTGTTTGTTTTAGTATTGAGCCATTTGTGAAGCCAAAATCTTTGTAATCATTTGTGTAATCAACACAAAAAATTCTTAAACTCACTTGGGGCATCTTTCTTTGTTGCTGCCGTTGCTGTAGTTGTTGCGGTCCCTGCTGCAGCAGACTTTGGCCGAATCTGGAACCAATGCAAGAACTGAAGCTACTCACAAACTTTGTAAAAGAcatgttgaaaacaaataatcTGTATGTTACGTTGAATTTACTTCTCTTTCAATCTAGGTGTTTCTGAAAGACTTAGTTTAGTATGAAGTTGTGCCCTAATTAAATCTTGTTGAAAACCTAACAtttctttactgaaaaatgaTGAAAGATAGATGAACATCTTTGTAATTGACAACAAAGATCCACTACTCATGACGAAGGTCAACTCAAATAAAGCTTTACTCAAAACTTCAATTCCAACACACATCACTTTCACTCAATATAACTAAGCCGGCACTTACTCCCTTTCTCAGTTCCACAAAGTTTACTGTTACAGCTTTTGTAAGTCCAGAGAAAACACCAATATTTATCCATTAGACCTGACAGTTTCCTTCCTCTCATTTCTATCACACTTTTGGACACAATCTATAATTGTATTATCCGATAATCCATTtgtgtaatgtactgtaagaaGTCACTATGGCTAACAAAAAGTATGGCAAAGTTCATCATACGCTGTGGAAAAGTTGAAGAGCTGAAGACTCTCCAACATAAAAAGTAAAATCATATCAACAAAAGATTCTGAAAGAAAACCTTTTTGAGTCAGTTTGAATAAGCAGACTTCACATTACCAAATACATCTAAGTTTCTTGACAcaccaaagggacacaactctgcactaTAAGTTGCAGTGCTTTGGATAGTTGGTCACTCATGCTCTGCTCACCCGTCCAGAAGGAGGCCTAGCAATGTTGTCCATGGATGAGTTGAGCTTGAAGGCAGAGGAGGATTTACTGGAATATGATGTTCGACAGTGCTTCTGAATTCTCTGGAGAATTTCTGTAACCATAATGATCTTCCTCTCTGCAAACTGGTTAGAGAAAAACTGTTCCTTAGTAACCAAGGGTTTGTAGGAGAACATATCCCGGAGAATCTGAAGGAGTaaagatttcaaagattaaCCAACATCTGAAATTTCCACAAAGTTACACAAGAACATTAAGAAATGTGAAGACACCTAACCATTCatgcaacaaaataaacaaggtCTAATGGATGATTTCTATGAGTCATATAATTCCATGGCAAAtactaaataataataaaagagaatattcaaaacactatgCAGAAAATTTCACAAGTCAGTCACAAACAAAGTGAGAGCAAGAAATACAAATTTTACACATAGTTTTACATAATGCAGTAATCCTGCATTGTGCgtgatattttcaagaaaaaaatatcatattttcagtAATCATTTATTGTTCTATTAGTCAGATAATTTCcttcaaaaacataaaaacagctgTTACAGATTATTTATAATTTTGCATAATGTCATATGTTATTTTTTGGGGTCTTGTCAATCTTGTCAGCCCCTGTGCTAATTGGCTAGCTGAAACCATGTTCAGCCAGTCTGATTGCTCCACACAGTCCCATGTGTTCTGTGAACTCAGTACTATGAAGAATCTCTTCACATTCGTACAAGGGCAAAGGTGTTAAAGCTGTTAAAgctcttcagtgtgatgagtgaaagcTTTCACTTGCCACACTGAAGAGCTTAACTAGATTCTCCAgaagaacaatgtgtgaagcccattctgttGTCCCCCaaagtaatattgctggaatattgctaaatacagcattaaactcaactcactcactctctctctcacatccACACTTTGTGAACAGGGTTAATGTGAAGAAATACCAACACAAAGTAATTAATCTAACCTTGTAAATAGAGTCTATGAATGTTGTATCAGACTTGGCAAAGAGTACAATATCCTTAGCAGCAATATCTTCAGCTAGTTTGGTGCTGTAGCTTGTGAAACCATGATGAAGGATTGGCATGAAGGACTTGGCATCACCTTGAGTCAAACTGCCAAgacaacattaaaaaaaataataatcagCAATTCCGGAGTACTGTTACATTTTATCATACATATTGTGAAAATGATATGAGAATGAGATTTGTGGGTTTCCTAGATAATGAATTTGCTTGTTCACATATGTCCCGCATATCTCCATAATCCTAAAATATCCCCTGGTGGTTGTAGCAATCTGAAAGTCACCTGCCCTTCATTCACGTGCATAAAATCATTCAGGCACTCATACTGAAAAGGCGACATTGTGTCATTATGCAGCAACATACTACTGGGCTTTTGAAAttattgatgtgtttttgtcatGAATTTGTTTACAGTGACTTATACTGCACATTTTATACAAATACAAGGCTTAATTGGAACTCTGGAGGGTGATGATGTCATAGACTgaaaacatatgtcatatttgggatttcgctTTCTTGAAAAGTTTGAGGATCTAATTTGATTTTATGTAAATTCCTAACTTCATCTTGAATAATAGATCTCAAAACAGTCCATGTGTTAACACTTGACAGAATACTGTGTTACACAAAATCAACACCAAGACCAGTGTACCTTCAAACCTTCAATTACTGCCTTTACATTTTTATAGTTACTGGCTTCCAAACAGTTATTGCTGTAACAATTATCGACAATACATCAGTATGATGAGTGCACAGTTCTGGCCAATTACAATTTCAGTATTTTCCCCACAGTATTTGGCAATACAGGACAGCAGAAGTAAATTCTTCATGGTAAGTAAcatcagagaaaaaataaaaggtaaaattatgaactCTATAATTAAAGAGCAAGTTCAAGTTCACAAGCGTCATCAATTGTTTCGTTCCCTTTGAACATACCATAATAAAACACTCAAGTAATTACACAGTCAATTATTAGAGGTTATTTtattgttgtaaatatatgataaTTTTTGCAGCTAGTTGTCAGTAAACGCCTATTAGTACTGCCATGATTCCCTTCTGCAGTGTTATATAAAACATGACTGGCAATCAGTGAACGGCATGGACACATCACTGAATAGCTAAATTAGTTCTGTTTCATTAATTTAACGAACTGCATAGTGATTGTGTAAATACCTCTAAAATATGGCAATAACTGTTCCATAGCCAGTAAGGGATGGGTATCTGAACAACACACACTTGATAAGGACAAACAACATCATCAGTCAGCTTCAGTATTAAACGTATTGTACAAGGGCTTTGTGTGTAGCTTTATGCCACAATTTATTATCATCATGATTGGAAAACTAAATCTTTGGCATAGTCAAAGTAGACGGGGACCATGCTTTGTTTACAGTTGAAATATGTTGCCAGTTGATAAACACAGCAGTTCTAAGTATGCATGCATTTCAGTAGCTGGTTAAGAGTTCCCCTCATTTCCCaatcccaaataatatttttaaattcatatatgtatacaaaaattattaacaaaacctaacaacaattactagaggactCAACAATTATGTACAATATACGGTTGAACCACTTAGTGTTACCTCTGTTGATCTGcggaagaaagaatatgggggaacggaaggaactctttcccaTTCGTAAAGTAGCTTAAGTTTGAACTAGATAGTGAGTCTAAACAAAAACTCTGAGAAACTCACCCCTTGATATCAACAGTTTCTGGATATTTCATCAACTTGACCTCTGTCTGCAGCTTCCTCAGGTTATTTTTCAAATCTCCGGTTGACATCTTGAATATCTGTATCTAAAGCATATACTTGTCATACTATAATCAAATGTAGAGCAGTCTTCATATTATATCCTCACACCTACTTTTCAGTAATTTTGTTTCTTCCTTCTTCACAtgcaaacactaacaaatgttaCATTATGCACGTACATACTCTAATTTCACTAAATGATGTCACAGTGTTTGAAAGTGTAGGGTTTTCGTGTGACGGAGAAATTTTATAGCATCGCTTTGATCTTAATGTTATGATCGAAAACTGGACAAAACACACTAACTTGCTGTTCCAATGCGTAATTACTACACCAGAACTAACACACTGACAGAAACGAGTGCTAGCTCACACAACGCCGACGAAATACGCCAACATACATTCAAGTGAGTTTATTTCAACCGTTGATAACCCGCTCGGCCTCTTCCACTCTTCCGTCTCAATGTGTTCGTTCACGTTCGAATATGACACGATTTCCCGCGGAAAGCGCCACCTACAGTCaggttttcatgttttgttcgATGACAGCTGAGATATGAAAGTGTAGCGCGGTAATCCAAACTCGCCGAAATAGACGAAACGACGTGTTCGGATTCATTATCTAACGAGGGATTTTTATACATATCTCGACATCATCTACATACTGTAACCCTTACATTTATTCCAGATATCGCATAGACTCGAGACTATGGATTGTGGAAAACCAGTCGAGCCACAAAATGTATACTGTAGTATATATTATTCTATCTTGAAACGTCCATCGGATCCTAACTGTGTAGAATCCCAATCGATGTTCAagcagttgatcactgggtagtctggtccagacagaaaATATATAGACAGCCGCtacattggtggaatattgctgggtgtcgTAAGACCAAAACTCATGACTCACTCGAATTATTATCTGGCAACGCTGTCTACTCAGAACT includes:
- the LOC137274234 gene encoding centrosomal protein of 44 kDa-like, which encodes MSTGDLKNNLRKLQTEVKLMKYPETVDIKGLTQGDAKSFMPILHHGFTSYSTKLAEDIAAKDIVLFAKSDTTFIDSIYKILRDMFSYKPLVTKEQFFSNQFAERKIIMVTEILQRIQKHCRTSYSSKSSSAFKLNSSMDNIARPPSGRIRPKSAAAGTATTTATAATKKDAPKSSASMPPPRAVSTQNSASKKPNLNRSASAVSHIELSKYRSSSVRSSLPGPGKPRVVKEVIDPNQSCDAVFSSYTPSIARVKPRAVEVVNMPKVQGNESPIEIASSSPNTPQSEPVTAVNRESRDGISTNATALCFQELNEKINSIMSMLEAVDSRVGQMEAMFDLQKSVSVTQEPALDMNRWNTVDARLKLLENRMLILESKVPDTDKVKMQSPPVNSSPVTPVSAGKTGAFVTIESFVNGESKVRKMAREAEAKIRSRSAEDDLDRVSPIRKPGMVELPSNKGGQDEMFTLIPDPEPHSSSTPTKGVSSVGLKYVDTPTHNQAQRIEHLMQSTESMLKPVQTEIPAEDQRQDVD